The nucleotide sequence TCCATGAAATCCTGTCGGTTCTCAGGGAATGTCCTCTCCATGTTAGTAGTCACTTACTACTCCCCTCCATGAAACTGGCTTCGACTACTCTATTTCTGAAGGAAACACTAGTTCAACGGTACAAACCACGGTGGTGGTAGCTATTTTACATGTAGATTCTTTTGATCATATTAACATTATCAACGATATGCTCTCCTACTGATATCGTATGTTCTTCATGTACGATTATATTTGTAAGCCGGGCTGGTTGCTCTTTTGTGATCGGTCATATTTTACATATAATCATATTTTCACGGTTTTGTTGATTCTTATTTTGTATCTTTTTACGGTCGgaattgatagcagataagatttccctaatgatatgatatatttttggCCCTTAAGACATAAGTTAGAATCCGTACTAAGACACTGCTCGATATGTCACATCTCGGGAATCCtaagacacgccaagtcagaatccgtattaAGGCACTGCTCGGCACGTCACACCTCGGGAACCCCAAAGACAcgtcaagtcagaatccgtactaaggtaCTGCTCGGCACGTCCACCACGTCAACCCGCGTACAATCGACCCATGTATagtaatataaagacctctgGCCGACATCTAGCCTGAGGGGAAAAAGGGTGGcaaaaatcaattgatcactccactGACTTGGCCGACATCTAGCCAGAGGGGAAAAAGGGTGGcaaaaatcaattgatcactccactgacttgctcatcggaggggccTCGCCGGGTGATCCCGACAAGGGCCATTTTTACAGGAAAACGCGATCACCTCACGAAGGCGAGCAGCCAACCACTCGAGAATCGCCATCCAATGCACGAAGGAGAGTAGCCAATCGGTCCGGATCCTgaccaacgccaaccagcactccttccTTAGGGCGCGGCTACCTCATAAAGACGAGCTACCAACCACCCTGGAGAAGGAGAGATGCAGCTCGGTATACACGGCGCTCGGATCGGCACACCAAAGAAtgctgatcaacaccccgtcgcgagggcccgatcgacctcggcatccagctcagtCGATAGAAACTCCCGACATCGGCTTGTGGACCTAACTGTACTGACTCACCAGCCACAATACATTTGTTCatacatttgttcactaacacccaactataagatttcctcaacagaggatttccctcaatctATTTGTGTGTTTATTGACGCAGAATGACCGCCGATGCTATTCAACTTCCGAAGCCTCGCACAAGTTTTCTTGATTGCCTTTTGCATGCATTGCTTTTGAAATATGTTTAAAATCATTCCCCGAAGAGGAgattcttgaaaataaaaaataaaaagtgggAAGCCATCGGGGAATAGATTCTTTTTCAGTTCTTatttttgaattgtgcaagtgCAGTTTATGAATTAAAAGGAAGTCACTTAGAAATAATTATCTATACTCAGAATCATCCCTTCCATGTCATTCAATTTCTCTTTAGTGCTTCATATTCATATGCCGACATCGATCCTATGATCCATCATAATGACACCTTCCCACACCATCGCACATCGGCCAGCTAGGCTCCAACATCAGCTGTTCAGGACTAATTAGTAATATTGCCTCGATTTGCTTGCAACAGTAATAAAAGGATCAGTTCGCCACACGTTATGGAAGCGCATACTGAAGTGGTAGCTTATATCTGTTCAACCAACATATATACACAACACCATTTTAACCCTCTGAAACCCTTACACACACTACTTTTATACATTCACGTATCTCcgctgccaccactgcagccatgGCCTACTCACCCATCTCCACGATGATCTTTCCAGTGGCATGCCCCTCCACGCTTTTCGCCCAGGCTGCCACTGCTTCAGTCAGTTGGTGCCTCGAGTCGAGGACCGTCTTAAGCTTCCCATCCCGCACCAGCTGAACCAAAAACCTCAAATCCTCCTTGGCCTGCATGAAGAGCAGCGGCACCAGCTTCttcttcgcaaaggtcagccttttCACCGCTGAACGAAACCAGGTCCACGGAGTAGGAGTTAAATCGATCACCACCCCGTGAACCGCCAGGTTTGGCTCAAAAGTGGACCAGCTGATACCCACCGTGCAGTGTATCACCGCATCGTACTTCCTCCCCGAGGGGCTACTCAAGCTCTTGCCTTCCGGAGTTTTGTAGTCCAGCACCTCGTCTGCGCCCAACCTCTTCACGAGATCGATGTTCCGAGCACCGCAGGTGGCGGTCACATGAAGGTTGCCCAGCTTCGCGAGCTGGACCGTGAAAGACCCAACCCCACCGGAGGCAGCAGTGATCAAGACATTCCTGGGCTGACCGGTGCCATCCAACTTGGTTCCGCTGTACCTCAGTGCTTGGAGAGCAGTGAGCGCTGCGATCGGTAGGCTGGCACCCGCAGCTGCTGAAACTTCAGGTGGCCTGTCCACTGTCATGTTCACCGATGCAACAGCATACTCTGCAAGTCCACCTGCATTCTGATCATACCACACACATCTCAAGTTAGAAAGATTCAGGAACTCAACATGTACTCACTGTAAACTTACCTATCATGAGCAGTCATTTGATCGAGCAGTAccaaataccaagagcaacatacAAATTATACTGGGCACTAAGATTATAGTATGAACATACATAGCTTGCTTTCACAAGTTGAAGATGGAGAGAGTACTTGGAACAATTACCCGAAAGCTAAGCATGGAAACCACCTTGTCACCTGGCTTGAAGCTATGCACTCCCGGACCGACCTCAACAACTTCTCCAGCTACATCGGTCACTAGTGACCAACCAAGTACAGAACTTAGTTTCCATCCTCCATTAAAGAGTTTCAAGAACCAAATGCTAGATATGATTTACGGATCTGATTAGTCTCATATCGATGGCTACCAGAGCAGAAACTAAATGTACAGTAGGATTCAACATGAATGGACACATCACAAGTAGTTGTTACTCTGATAACTGTATAGCTGACGCCCAAATGCAAAAATTACATGAGCCAAGCTTCCAGGTAAGGAAGGAGCTCTCAGATTGTGCCCATTGAGACTGGGTAGTCACAACCGATACGAGACTTATAAAATCAggatttctttctcttttttgggCAAATTTAGTCTTCTATCTACAGTCAATATCTTTATACCAAGCTAGCTGATATCTTAAAAAATTTGTCAAGTGAAATTTCAAACTTACAACCAAAGATAAGTGACTCTACTGCATCATTCCCCTATCAATTTTTAGGTGTAAAATCAAGGTATTACAGAAAGTAGTTCTGTCAATGTTCTAAAGCTTCTACCAAAATTAGTTTATCTATTTTTATCTGTTCAGCAGCATATATTCTCTCCCTTCCCATATAGTAGTAGTTCGCATACAAcatcaaaaaaagaagaaaaaaaatcagaataTCCAAAAAGGAATATAGGGCTAACAATCTATTCAGCAATAAATCAACAAGAAACCTAAATACAGCTGACAGAAAGCTAAATTAAATTCAAACAAGTCTCTTTTCATAAGGATTTCACATTAGCAGAAAATCATAATGGAGAGGACAATCATTTCCTTGATTTAAGCAGCAAATTACCTGGAACAAATGGAAATTTTGGTGGCAGAAGAGGTCGGATCACACCTTTTTGGATTTTCCAGTCAACTGGATTGATGCTTGCTGCTTCCACCCTCAACAACACCTCGTCCTTTTTTGGTGAAGGAACTTGAATCTCCACATGCTGAAGAAGCAAGAATGAATTGTAATCAAGAACCATCATCATAAAGTCTGAAATAATTGCTTGACCAAAGCATATATATTTATTGGCCAAAAGTTGCCCAAGCTGCTCAGAGGTGAAAGCCCCTCGACCTAAACTTTAGTCACATTGTTGTGTGTGTTCAATTAGCACAGTTAGGTTCGACATCTTCACTACGTCCATTTGACAACATAGAGTAAAATCAACAAGAAAGTAGAAGGTTTCGAGGAAAATCCTCATTCTCTTGAAATGTGTCAGTGAGGTATCTTCATTGAATGGTTGAAACAGGACAAACCGATTTAGTCGTGAACATGATGAAATGATTTTGTTTAAAGGACCTTGTTACTAACAGCAGAATAAAGAAGAATAAGATAGCAGAAGCCAACGGGGCATATCGGGGAGTGTCATAGCACCTTGAGACCAGCGGCTCCGCCGCCGTAGCCGTCGTACTGGACGGCGTGCATGGTTCTTCCGGCCATGGCGGTGGAAGCAAAATAGAGGGCGAAGGGAGGGGCGATCCCGGAACTCTATCGCTCGACCGACGTTTCGATGGTGCCGTTCGTCTGGTCGAATGAGTATTTGTTGCCGTGGAATTGTATAAAATGACCTACTGACCCTCGGCGGATGTCCTTTTCTCACGTCTGCCCGTCTCCGTTCGGTGGGACGTGACGTGTGACGTTACCGACCTTCGCTGCGTGGGCCCCACCTTTTGATACCGAATCGTGAGAGTCCCAATGCGCTGATAACTTTGCCACTCATTTTCCGTTCACCCCGTTTCGACGACTCGATGCTCGGTCCCACTGTTCCCTTATTCTACCAATCATAAGGCAGGTTATAGATGCGGGTTTTCCAAGAAGAACACCTGCGCTGTCACGCACCCTCGTGATGACAGCCAACCCACTCCGGGTCCCACAAGCGAGGGGCTCCATGTCCCTTCCCAATCATCGCTATGGGAGGCTATCCGGATACGCACGTGACTTACACGTGCCAGAAATATCAGGAAGTATactgaatatgatttttttattcttttaaaaaatgtatcgtcataaaaaataaataatattatttttaaagataATCTCTGCCGGTAAAAGTTTTATATGATCATAATtaaatgaaaaattttataagacatttactaatttggtaatttttatgaatttgaatttaaatagtttaataataatatataaatcaatAGAAAAGTGGAAAAGAAGTTTACATCCGTCAATAATTaggattaaataaattaaatatatttaaaatgatataaatatatgtCAACAAAACTATTGATACTTTAGTTAGAAAAATATgagataaataatattaatagtatAAGAAATGTTAATACGAGAgataaaaaagaatttataaataattatatatatatatatatatatatatatatatatatatatataacttagtcATTCTATATGATCTGATAGGGAATACATAATCGGTCGATCATCACCCGTCGCATAAGTGTCATAGAGGAAAATGTCACTCGGTTGTTTGTATAAATAGAAATCCAAGGGATAGCTCAAGTCAGTTACAAACCACCTTCCCTATAGAATATTCATAGGAAAGAGTTCAAAAGGTAACTCAGATCAATTACAAACCGATCTTACTATGAAATCTTCATGGAATATACTATCTCTCTAAGGTAAAGTATAAAAATACACCATCAACTCAAGGTAATACAACATTAAAATTGAGACCATAGATTCACAGAAGTTGATCTCAGAATTAACTTAAGTGTTGGAGGGACCGACTTGAGAAGCTTTTTTTGACTTTATTCTTTGTATAGGTGACACCTCTGGAGGAGATGCTTTCCACCTTGGATGACTCCACAGATACGGATCAGGGCCACGAACTGATAAGGACATCAACGACATTTAGcttggttcattgacgcttcatctgattcttcggtgcatcgtccgatcttgcagcctattgcccaatcggtcagttgattttcgcaactccgatttccttgatacaattttcactcttcttggcccgatgcccgaacccatggcccaaagccttctactgatgcgttgaccgatccttcggctcgacgtccaaatcttttgatatgtttctctttgacccaacatgattcttcatatttttaattgtctctccctgatcgaagcttcctgcatcactcaaaacataaatcaaatcaaaaacactatcaattggtttcatcatcaaaattcgagattcaacaactttcaGATTTTATTACCTAATTCACCAATGATATCAAAGGCATAGATAATGCTTACCTATTACTCGtagtttaattttttataatgagACTGAAACCCTCTCGTCTCTTATCAATACACTATTATCGATGTAATAACCTTGAGTAAACATGACGAGCCTCACAAGAGATCAAGGCAAGAGCAAACATAATCTGACCCTACCTCAAGGTCATCATAATGGAAGAGAAGTGAACAACCTGACTTGCCTCACTTGAGGTTTGAATTGACCCTCATAAACCTGACCAAGACTAAAGTTTTTTTACACATAAAAGAAAAGGGTCGATTGAAAGACCCTTGACCAATGAGGACTCCACTGGAGAAAAGAGATAGATCTATATACTATTATTTCCATCACGATACGACCATGAAATAGAGGACTATCGCAATTTGAATGAACAAACTGAAGAGCTTATATGTCGAGGGCACCTCGGATAGTTCATCCGAAGACATCAAGAGCCATCACCCTGACCTCAGAGGTCAATTGAAAGACAAATTAACATCAACATTGGTGGACCAGTCTCGCAAGGAGACAACACCTCAAGTGACAAAGCTTATGCCCAAGCCATGATTGAGAAGCACCCTAGGACTAGGGATGATTAAGAAATaacttttagagagagagagatagagtgcCTTGACTCGAACCATAATGATGCCTTGGTGATCTCCATGAGAATGGTCAGTACCCAAGTAGAAAGGGTCGTGATCGATATATGTAACTCTGTTAACATTCTTTATTTCGATGCCTTTTAAAAACTCATATTCCCGACTAACAACCTCACCCCTATAGCTTATCATTAATAAGATTTACGAGTTACTCAATCTCCCATTTTGGGACTATGAGTTTATATATCATATTCAAAGATGAGCCAAGCTCCAAAATAGTTATGACCAAGTTCATAGTGGTTGACATCCCCTCAACATATAAGGCCATCATGGGTTGACCTACGTTGAACAGGTTAGGGTAATGGTGTCAACCTATCACATGTTGATGAACTTCTTGACCAACACTAGCGTTGGGGAACTAAGAAGCAACTCAAGGGAGTCCTACCGATACTACCTCATGACAATCTCCCTACCAAGAAAGTCTGACTTAAGGTACCACCAACAGACCCTTGAGATTCTACCAAATCCCTTTCGCACTCAGAATCGATAGAGCCACTGATTGAAACTCTCATAGACAAGGCTCATCCTGATCAAGTCATTAAGGTTGAGGCAACATTACCTAATGAGAAATGAGTACAACTTATCAAATTCCTCAGGGAAAACATTGAAGTGTTCGTATGGTTGCTAAGAGATATGTCAGGAattgatcaatcagtgaacttgttatctaatgagcacttgcactgtattccttgtgtccccacataagcaacttTGAGATCAGccatatccatcatatggacagataTATAATACACCAatttatctagttatctcgatgtccctctcgagtaactaatgatcgggattatttagggtatgtgtttaaagacaaatcggtctcattattatgatctcatcataattcgattctcattacatagatctatgaatatcacaatatatgtatgcaacaagcaatgtaaagtgataaaatatcataataataataagcaaaaagactacgtattATGTCATATGtgttatcactcacatgattggcttgcaagacactTATGACTAACAATAATATATTATACTATTTAAGATAAGACACTATCACTGGGTGGAGGAAAAGATAAAGTTTCACCTCAAAAGTAGTACACAATAAACATAAAGATCCGAGCGTCGGGTTGTATGGATGCTGGCTTGGACGAGGAGCCTGCAGCTCAAACTCAACCTAGATGGATTATTTGTCTCATAAACACTCCAAGAGTGGATCGCTCACAACTGAGTTATAGTCATGTGAACTCTTCATGGATTCTAAATCTTGAAGAACCCTCAAAATTATAAGAGTTACCTCCCCAAATAAGGAGGTTAAGTCCTCTTCTACTCTCGAACTATTCGAGGATAGAGTTTGGATCTCAACCAACTAGTGACTACTAGATCGGGAGAAACCTGTCCGAGACGGAAGAGACATCCTGACTTGAGGTGCTAAAGTTGGACAATGGACAACCTAAAGATTGACTCGCCTTTAAGAGCTGGAGCTGAGGAGAAAGCTTTTGAAATATTAGATGCTCAAACAATGGAATAAACCTCACCCTGCGGGCTATGGGAGATTTATAGTTGGGGGATGATCTTTCTCCTCTTGTGAGTGACACAAGTGTCACTTCGACATCATGTCGAAGAGATGCTAATTTCTCTCT is from Musa acuminata AAA Group cultivar baxijiao chromosome BXJ1-6, Cavendish_Baxijiao_AAA, whole genome shotgun sequence and encodes:
- the LOC135676945 gene encoding chloroplast envelope quinone oxidoreductase homolog, with protein sequence MAGRTMHAVQYDGYGGGAAGLKHVEIQVPSPKKDEVLLRVEAASINPVDWKIQKGVIRPLLPPKFPFVPVTDVAGEVVEVGPGVHSFKPGDKVVSMLSFRNAGGLAEYAVASVNMTVDRPPEVSAAAGASLPIAALTALQALRYSGTKLDGTGQPRNVLITAASGGVGSFTVQLAKLGNLHVTATCGARNIDLVKRLGADEVLDYKTPEGKSLSSPSGRKYDAVIHCTVGISWSTFEPNLAVHGVVIDLTPTPWTWFRSAVKRLTFAKKKLVPLLFMQAKEDLRFLVQLVRDGKLKTVLDSRHQLTEAVAAWAKSVEGHATGKIIVEMGE